A stretch of the Sphingobacterium thalpophilum genome encodes the following:
- the secA gene encoding preprotein translocase subunit SecA, whose protein sequence is MLKFLSKLFGSKSERDIKGIQPVVEQIKAEYDKLSNLTNDELRAKTVDFKERIKNYLADIDQEIATLKTEADQDEDDMAKKTSIYEQVDKLSKDRDKKLEEVLKEILPEAFAVVKETARRLTENEELEVTANDFDRELAVYKPNVIINGDKAIWKNKWMAAGTEVTWNMVHYDVQLIGGIVLHSGKIAEMATGEGKTLVGTLPTYLNALSGQGVHIVTVNDYLARRDSEWNAPLFEFHGLSVDCIDKHQPNSPQRRKAYQADIVYGTNNEFGFDYLRDNMVQTPDALVQGKLHFAMVDEVDSVLIDDARTPLIISGPIPRGDQHEFYQLKPRIERLVHVQKAYINTVLNDAKKALAAGDSDVEGGGLALLRAYRGLPKNKALIKFLSEGANRSILQKVENYYMQEQNKNMPKVDAELYFVIDEKNNQVELTEKGIELITATGEDPSFFILPDVGTAIAEIEKSAMSLEEKAAQKEDLLRDYSIKAERIHSINQLLKAYTLFEKDVEYIVDEGKVKIVDEQTGRIMDGRRYSDGLHQAIEAKENVKVEDATQTYATITLQNYFRMYHKLSGMTGTASTEAGELWEIYKLDVVEIPTNRGIQREDRQDLIYRTAREKYNAVAEEIQRLTEQGRPVLVGTTSVEISELLSRMLQLRKIKHNVLNAKLHQKEADIVAEAGRPGQVTIATNMAGRGTDIKLTEEVKKAGGLAIIGTERHESRRVDRQLRGRAGRQGDPGSSQFFVSLEDNLMRLFASERISNIMVKMGVEEGEVMQHSMLTKSIERAQRKVEENNFGIRKRLLEYDDVMNSQRTVIYAKRKNALFGERLDVDLNNMIFDVAEEIVAEAKEQGNYDDFQIEVIRIFAITPEITAEEFAQGKIEGLTDRLFDQAIRAYHHKIDAIGALTVPVLNNVYAERGQIVENVVIPFTDGIRGIQVSANLKKAIDSNGKEVFKAFEKGIVLALIDEAWKEHLREMDDLKQSVQNAVYEQKDPIIIYKMEAFNLFKSMLASMNKDVVSFIFKGEIPGQETTSMQPRQVAQAPVKTVETKAELGSPTGVSDEDINEGPKEPIRNENTIGRNDECPCGSGKKYKNCHGANN, encoded by the coding sequence ATGTTAAAGTTTTTAAGTAAATTATTTGGAAGTAAATCCGAGAGAGATATCAAGGGAATTCAGCCGGTGGTAGAACAGATCAAGGCTGAATACGATAAGCTTTCAAATCTAACCAATGACGAGTTACGTGCCAAAACCGTTGATTTCAAAGAAAGAATTAAAAATTACCTAGCAGATATTGACCAAGAAATTGCGACGCTGAAAACCGAAGCGGATCAGGATGAGGATGATATGGCAAAGAAAACTTCTATTTACGAGCAGGTGGACAAACTGTCTAAAGATCGTGATAAGAAGTTAGAGGAGGTACTGAAGGAAATTCTACCTGAAGCGTTTGCAGTGGTGAAAGAGACAGCAAGACGTTTGACCGAAAATGAAGAACTAGAGGTTACTGCCAATGACTTTGATAGAGAATTGGCCGTTTATAAGCCAAATGTAATTATCAATGGCGATAAAGCCATCTGGAAAAACAAATGGATGGCGGCTGGTACTGAGGTTACCTGGAATATGGTACATTATGATGTACAGCTGATTGGTGGTATCGTATTACACAGTGGTAAGATTGCTGAAATGGCCACCGGTGAAGGTAAAACTTTAGTAGGAACGCTACCTACTTATCTCAATGCTCTTTCCGGACAGGGGGTACATATCGTAACGGTCAATGATTATCTGGCCCGACGTGACTCCGAATGGAATGCACCATTATTTGAATTCCATGGTTTATCCGTAGACTGTATTGATAAACATCAGCCGAATTCGCCACAGCGCCGCAAGGCCTATCAGGCAGATATCGTATATGGTACGAATAACGAATTTGGCTTCGACTATTTACGGGATAACATGGTGCAGACTCCGGATGCATTGGTGCAGGGAAAATTGCATTTTGCTATGGTCGATGAGGTAGACTCCGTTTTGATCGATGACGCACGTACACCATTGATTATCTCAGGTCCTATACCTCGTGGTGATCAACATGAATTCTATCAACTAAAACCACGTATTGAGCGGTTGGTACATGTACAAAAGGCTTATATCAACACGGTACTGAACGACGCTAAGAAAGCGCTGGCAGCAGGAGATTCCGATGTAGAGGGAGGTGGTTTGGCTTTATTGAGAGCTTACAGGGGACTTCCTAAAAATAAAGCCCTTATCAAGTTTCTGAGTGAAGGTGCCAATCGTTCCATCTTGCAGAAAGTGGAAAATTACTACATGCAGGAGCAAAATAAAAATATGCCGAAAGTAGACGCAGAACTTTATTTTGTAATCGATGAAAAAAATAATCAAGTAGAACTTACTGAAAAAGGTATCGAATTGATTACCGCAACCGGCGAAGATCCTTCTTTCTTTATTTTGCCTGATGTGGGTACAGCAATCGCCGAAATTGAAAAATCGGCTATGAGTTTAGAAGAAAAAGCAGCTCAAAAAGAAGATTTGTTACGTGATTACTCCATCAAGGCTGAACGTATACATTCCATCAATCAGTTGTTGAAAGCATATACATTGTTTGAAAAGGATGTCGAATATATCGTTGACGAAGGAAAAGTAAAAATCGTCGATGAGCAAACGGGACGTATCATGGATGGCCGTCGTTACTCTGATGGTTTGCACCAGGCGATCGAAGCAAAAGAGAATGTGAAGGTGGAAGATGCGACACAAACCTATGCGACGATTACATTACAGAACTACTTCCGCATGTATCACAAGCTATCAGGTATGACGGGTACAGCTTCAACCGAGGCTGGTGAACTTTGGGAAATCTATAAATTGGATGTTGTTGAAATCCCTACCAACCGTGGTATTCAACGGGAGGACCGCCAAGATTTGATTTACCGTACAGCGCGTGAAAAATATAATGCTGTCGCTGAGGAGATCCAGCGATTGACAGAACAGGGCCGTCCTGTATTGGTGGGTACTACATCTGTGGAAATTTCGGAGTTATTAAGCCGTATGCTTCAATTGCGGAAGATCAAACATAATGTGCTGAACGCGAAATTACACCAAAAGGAGGCTGATATCGTCGCAGAGGCGGGCCGCCCGGGACAGGTGACCATTGCGACAAATATGGCCGGCCGTGGTACGGATATTAAGTTGACAGAAGAAGTGAAAAAGGCGGGTGGTCTGGCGATCATCGGTACAGAAAGGCACGAATCCCGCCGCGTTGACCGTCAGTTACGTGGTCGGGCCGGACGTCAGGGAGACCCGGGGTCTTCACAGTTTTTTGTTTCTCTGGAAGACAATTTGATGCGTCTGTTTGCATCCGAAAGGATTTCAAACATTATGGTAAAAATGGGTGTGGAAGAAGGAGAAGTCATGCAGCATAGTATGTTGACCAAATCCATCGAACGTGCTCAGCGTAAAGTCGAAGAAAACAACTTCGGTATCCGTAAGCGCCTATTGGAATATGATGATGTGATGAATTCACAGCGTACTGTAATTTATGCAAAACGTAAAAATGCACTGTTTGGCGAGCGTTTAGACGTCGATCTGAACAATATGATCTTTGACGTTGCCGAAGAGATCGTCGCGGAAGCGAAAGAGCAAGGTAATTATGACGATTTTCAAATTGAAGTCATCCGTATTTTCGCTATTACACCAGAAATTACTGCTGAAGAGTTTGCGCAGGGTAAGATTGAAGGGCTCACCGACCGTCTTTTTGATCAGGCAATCCGCGCGTATCACCATAAAATTGATGCTATCGGTGCATTGACTGTCCCTGTGTTAAATAATGTTTATGCAGAGCGTGGCCAAATCGTTGAAAATGTCGTTATCCCGTTTACCGACGGTATTCGAGGTATTCAGGTTTCGGCAAATCTGAAAAAAGCGATCGACAGCAATGGCAAGGAAGTGTTCAAAGCATTTGAAAAAGGCATTGTACTCGCATTGATTGATGAGGCATGGAAAGAGCACCTACGCGAAATGGATGATTTAAAACAATCTGTTCAAAATGCTGTTTATGAACAGAAGGATCCGATCATCATTTATAAAATGGAAGCCTTTAACCTGTTCAAATCTATGCTCGCATCCATGAATAAAGACGTTGTGAGCTTTATTTTCAAAGGCGAGATCCCTGGTCAGGAAACTACGTCAATGCAGCCTAGACAAGTTGCACAGGCACCTGTAAAGACTGTAGAAACGAAAGCCGAGTTAGGCTCGCCAACTGGAGTGAGTGACGAGGACATAAATGAAGGCCCAAAGGAGCCGATTCGTAACGAAAACACTATCGGGCGCAATGACGAATGTCCTTGTGGTTCTGGTAAAAAATATAAAAATTGCCACGGCGCAAATAACTAA
- a CDS encoding M20 metallopeptidase family protein: protein MASTKEKVLALAHQYFEDTVSNRRHLHQNPELSFEEYHTSAFVKRQLDLLGIPYESKADTGIVALIKGELPSDHVIALRADMDALPIQEVEGRSYGSKNPGVMHACGHDVHTSSLLGTAKILHSLKAEFGGVVKLIFQPGEERLPGGASIMIREGALQDPAPSAIIGQHVMPFIEVGKVGFREGKYMASCDELFMTVKGRGGHGAHPHQNIDPIVITAHIITALQQIASRFADPRTPTVLSFGKIIANGATNIVPDQVYLEGTFRTFDEKWRAEAHEKMVKMATGIAESMGAICEFEVRKGYPFLINEPELTKSARTFAEEYLGKENVVDLDLWPAAEDFSYYSQEINACFYRLGTGNKAKGIASAVHTPTFDVDEASLEISTGLMAYITLRRLGY from the coding sequence ATGGCAAGTACGAAAGAAAAAGTCCTGGCCTTAGCCCATCAATATTTTGAAGATACCGTTTCCAATCGTAGACATCTTCATCAAAATCCCGAGCTTTCTTTCGAAGAATATCATACATCTGCTTTCGTAAAAAGACAGCTGGATCTATTAGGTATTCCCTATGAGTCTAAAGCTGATACAGGGATCGTCGCCTTGATTAAGGGCGAATTGCCGTCTGATCACGTCATCGCTTTGCGTGCAGACATGGACGCTTTGCCCATTCAGGAAGTCGAGGGACGTTCTTATGGTTCCAAAAATCCCGGTGTGATGCATGCTTGTGGTCACGATGTACATACTTCGTCTCTATTGGGGACAGCCAAGATTCTGCACAGCTTAAAAGCCGAATTTGGTGGAGTAGTGAAATTAATCTTTCAACCTGGCGAAGAGCGGCTGCCCGGCGGTGCATCCATTATGATCCGGGAAGGAGCTTTGCAGGACCCTGCCCCCTCTGCCATCATTGGCCAACATGTCATGCCTTTCATTGAAGTAGGCAAGGTAGGATTCCGGGAAGGGAAATATATGGCCTCCTGTGATGAATTGTTTATGACGGTAAAAGGAAGAGGTGGACATGGAGCACATCCACATCAGAATATCGATCCCATAGTGATCACCGCGCATATTATCACAGCTTTGCAGCAGATTGCAAGCCGATTTGCGGATCCGCGCACGCCGACTGTGCTGTCATTTGGTAAAATCATCGCTAATGGTGCCACGAATATAGTTCCGGACCAGGTTTACCTGGAGGGGACATTCCGCACATTCGATGAGAAATGGCGTGCCGAGGCACACGAAAAAATGGTCAAAATGGCGACAGGCATCGCCGAAAGTATGGGCGCAATCTGTGAATTTGAGGTGCGCAAAGGATATCCATTTTTGATTAACGAACCCGAACTGACAAAAAGTGCACGTACTTTCGCTGAAGAATACCTAGGCAAGGAAAATGTAGTGGATTTGGACCTTTGGCCCGCTGCAGAAGATTTTTCCTATTATTCGCAGGAAATTAACGCATGCTTCTATCGGTTGGGTACGGGCAATAAGGCTAAAGGGATCGCTTCAGCAGTCCATACACCCACCTTCGACGTAGACGAAGCTTCCTTGGAAATCAGCACGGGACTTATGGCTTACATTACCTTACGTAGGCTAGGTTATTAA
- a CDS encoding DUF6358 family protein: MTKYFILNVVLNLAIVFLAYCAFEGYKAGNMLVTGLSIAFLVVLIYLKVVLSKRIRAVIQQKDVEKKQQYAAKQQKQKTK, encoded by the coding sequence ATGACAAAATATTTTATACTAAATGTAGTACTGAATCTGGCCATTGTATTTTTGGCCTACTGTGCCTTCGAGGGGTATAAAGCTGGAAATATGCTGGTGACGGGATTGTCTATTGCATTTTTGGTAGTTTTGATCTATCTAAAAGTTGTACTTAGCAAGCGTATAAGAGCCGTGATCCAGCAGAAAGATGTTGAAAAAAAACAACAGTACGCAGCAAAGCAGCAGAAGCAAAAAACTAAATAG
- a CDS encoding M28 family metallopeptidase, whose translation MHILSKISFFIVFLTTTLPLLGQQVISGQQRQQVSRILNTLASDSMGGRSALTKDIEHAADFIAGEMKRIGLVPYAEPNFRQTFYLDKITPKTQSAVINGQTIAPEHILALGDHTPLHWTDKERIKIAKIGSGEDFSLAFRAYSQSKENVLVCVDPSFETYFTRFKQMLGGAKFVDEQHAEKRSIVYILTAQTPQTFTVDSEWNMQKNELFNVAGIIPGKTKPNEFVIFSGHYDHIGILPAVGQDSIANGADDDASGVTAMLALAEYYKKKNNNERTLIFIAFTAEELGMYGSKYFSNHIDAEQVVAMINMEMIGKDSKFGPNTVYITGYHHSDLGRLMQENLKNTSFKFYPDPYKKQNLFYRSDNAVLAANGVPAHSFSTSQMDKDPYYHTVKDEVSTLNIQNIISSIEAIAIGASGIVEGRQTPSRVEKLKD comes from the coding sequence ATGCATATACTTTCTAAAATATCATTTTTTATAGTATTCCTGACTACCACTTTACCCCTGTTGGGGCAGCAGGTCATCTCTGGTCAGCAACGGCAGCAAGTAAGCCGTATATTGAATACATTGGCTTCCGATAGCATGGGTGGGCGATCAGCGCTGACAAAAGATATTGAACACGCCGCAGATTTTATCGCGGGAGAAATGAAAAGGATCGGCCTTGTTCCTTATGCAGAGCCGAATTTCAGACAGACCTTCTATCTGGACAAAATCACACCTAAAACACAATCCGCAGTTATCAACGGACAAACAATTGCACCCGAACATATCTTGGCATTAGGCGATCACACGCCCTTGCACTGGACGGATAAAGAGCGCATAAAAATAGCAAAAATTGGTTCAGGCGAGGATTTTTCTCTCGCTTTTAGAGCGTATTCCCAATCCAAGGAAAACGTACTCGTATGTGTTGATCCTTCTTTTGAAACTTATTTTACCCGGTTTAAGCAAATGCTCGGTGGAGCAAAATTTGTTGACGAACAGCATGCTGAAAAACGCTCGATAGTGTATATATTGACGGCTCAAACACCTCAGACTTTTACCGTGGACAGCGAATGGAATATGCAGAAGAACGAGCTTTTCAATGTAGCAGGGATCATTCCGGGAAAAACTAAACCAAACGAATTTGTAATTTTTTCAGGCCACTATGATCATATTGGTATATTACCAGCAGTTGGACAAGACTCCATTGCAAACGGCGCGGATGATGATGCTTCAGGAGTAACAGCCATGCTGGCCCTTGCCGAATATTATAAAAAGAAAAATAACAACGAAAGGACACTGATTTTCATTGCCTTCACAGCTGAGGAACTGGGCATGTATGGTTCTAAATATTTTTCTAATCATATCGACGCTGAACAAGTCGTGGCCATGATCAATATGGAGATGATCGGAAAAGATTCAAAATTCGGTCCGAATACCGTTTATATCACGGGATATCATCATTCTGACCTCGGACGTCTGATGCAGGAAAACCTGAAAAATACCAGTTTTAAATTCTATCCCGACCCTTACAAGAAGCAGAACTTATTTTATCGGAGTGACAATGCAGTATTAGCAGCAAACGGTGTACCGGCACACTCATTTTCGACCTCCCAAATGGATAAAGACCCGTATTATCATACTGTGAAAGATGAAGTGTCCACGTTGAATATTCAAAATATTATATCCAGCATCGAAGCTATTGCCATCGGAGCTTCTGGCATAGTCGAGGGTAGACAAACACCGTCCCGTGTCGAGAAATTAAAAGATTAA
- the gcvT gene encoding glycine cleavage system aminomethyltransferase GcvT, whose protein sequence is MLKNTALSETHIALGAKMVPFAGFNMPVQYTGINDEHETVRTGVGVFDVSHMGEFILKGEKALNLLQKISSNDVSKLYDGKVQYAYIPNETGGVVDDFLTYRIDEQTYFLVVNASNIEKDWNWISKYNSEGVEMKNISDQTSLFAVQGPKAADALQSLTDIELAPMEYYTFAKGTFAGVENVLISATGYTGAGGFEIYVANEHAQKVWDAIFEAGKPYGIKPIGLGARDTLRLEMGFCLYGNDIDDNTSPLEAGLGWVTKFTKDFVNAAALKAEKEAGLKKKLVGFEMIDRGIPRHDYEIVDAEGNNIGRVTSGTQSPTLKKSIGLGYVDTAFAKDGTDIFILIRNQKVKAKVTKPPFVK, encoded by the coding sequence ATGTTAAAAAATACCGCCCTTTCGGAGACGCACATTGCTTTAGGAGCAAAGATGGTACCCTTCGCAGGCTTCAACATGCCGGTACAATATACTGGTATCAACGATGAGCACGAAACAGTTCGTACAGGTGTAGGAGTTTTTGATGTAAGCCACATGGGCGAGTTCATTCTAAAAGGTGAAAAAGCTTTGAATCTGCTTCAAAAAATCTCTTCAAACGATGTATCCAAATTATATGATGGTAAAGTCCAGTATGCTTATATCCCCAATGAAACGGGCGGTGTGGTGGACGATTTCTTAACCTACCGTATTGATGAGCAAACCTATTTTTTGGTTGTCAACGCGTCGAATATTGAAAAAGACTGGAACTGGATTTCAAAGTACAACTCGGAAGGCGTGGAAATGAAAAACATTTCTGACCAAACCTCTCTTTTTGCCGTTCAAGGTCCTAAAGCTGCCGATGCACTACAATCCTTAACGGATATTGAACTCGCTCCAATGGAGTATTATACCTTTGCGAAAGGCACTTTTGCAGGAGTAGAGAATGTTTTGATATCTGCAACGGGATATACCGGTGCTGGTGGTTTTGAAATCTACGTTGCCAACGAACATGCGCAAAAAGTCTGGGACGCCATTTTTGAAGCAGGAAAGCCCTATGGCATCAAACCTATTGGTCTGGGCGCCCGGGACACATTGCGTCTGGAAATGGGTTTCTGCTTATATGGAAATGACATCGACGATAACACTTCCCCTTTAGAAGCGGGATTAGGCTGGGTCACCAAGTTTACTAAAGACTTTGTTAATGCCGCTGCACTGAAAGCCGAAAAAGAAGCCGGACTGAAGAAAAAGCTGGTTGGGTTCGAAATGATAGACCGGGGAATCCCACGTCATGACTACGAAATCGTGGACGCTGAAGGCAACAACATCGGTCGGGTGACTTCAGGTACACAGTCGCCTACATTGAAAAAGTCGATTGGCTTAGGTTATGTTGATACAGCTTTTGCCAAAGACGGCACCGATATCTTTATCCTTATCCGAAATCAAAAAGTTAAAGCTAAGGTAACTAAACCTCCTTTTGTGAAATAA
- a CDS encoding DUF6929 family protein, whose amino-acid sequence MMLKLILETFIRISGIAAASGLVYHGEELHIVSDNSNYLYHYHLGEQRLYKTVLLEASPMENVPKASKMDLESIAFDGKSYYLYGSGSTGRRNDRFIWDGKQLVHEDYSRVYTLLMKKFRISEEDFNIEGVLHIDDRILFFNRGNGPNGINGILEYYPASENRSRYIPMALPTLNGVATGFSDATLVGNDIYFIATAEDAKSTYDDGEIAGSMLGKLSADLRSAPEVWPIPENHKFEGITLKEAHEDGLVFLLCADSDSEDEQLIVYSLKVTN is encoded by the coding sequence ATGATGTTAAAACTAATTCTCGAAACCTTTATCAGAATATCGGGCATCGCCGCAGCGTCGGGTCTCGTTTACCATGGAGAGGAATTGCATATCGTATCTGACAACAGCAATTATCTCTACCACTATCACTTGGGTGAGCAACGATTATATAAAACCGTTCTTCTGGAAGCAAGCCCCATGGAAAATGTACCCAAAGCTTCTAAAATGGATCTTGAGTCCATCGCTTTTGACGGAAAAAGCTATTACCTTTACGGGTCGGGATCCACAGGAAGAAGGAACGACCGCTTTATCTGGGACGGAAAGCAACTTGTCCACGAAGATTATAGCAGGGTATATACCCTTCTGATGAAGAAATTTAGGATAAGTGAAGAAGATTTCAATATTGAAGGTGTCCTGCACATCGATGACCGAATCCTTTTTTTCAACAGGGGAAATGGGCCCAATGGGATAAACGGGATTTTGGAGTATTATCCAGCATCTGAAAATAGATCTCGTTATATCCCTATGGCCTTACCTACCCTGAATGGTGTTGCCACAGGCTTCTCTGACGCGACGCTCGTGGGCAACGACATCTATTTTATCGCCACAGCCGAAGATGCGAAATCGACTTACGATGACGGTGAAATTGCAGGATCAATGCTCGGTAAGCTTTCCGCTGACCTCCGTTCTGCCCCAGAAGTCTGGCCCATTCCAGAGAACCATAAATTTGAGGGGATAACGCTCAAGGAAGCGCACGAAGATGGCTTAGTCTTTCTGCTTTGCGCGGACAGTGACAGTGAGGACGAGCAACTTATCGTTTATTCCCTGAAAGTAACGAATTAA
- a CDS encoding SPOR domain-containing protein has protein sequence MLKRGLIFIHALVLLTFVQVKAQEKGGVTVTKDSLITQLQNFRAAMGINPVESKTTSVPSKPVVRSAATRIKVRGFRVQIFAGASRNQAFSEQTRFRNMYKDIDTYITYDEPNYRVKVGDFRSRSEANAFMRELRQYFSNVFVFSENVFVYQ, from the coding sequence ATGCTGAAGAGAGGATTGATTTTCATACATGCACTTGTGTTGTTAACGTTTGTTCAGGTAAAAGCACAGGAAAAGGGTGGAGTTACAGTAACCAAAGATTCCTTGATTACACAGCTTCAGAATTTTAGGGCAGCAATGGGAATCAATCCTGTCGAAAGCAAAACTACATCGGTGCCGTCCAAACCTGTAGTCCGCTCTGCGGCAACCCGCATTAAGGTTAGAGGTTTTCGGGTTCAGATATTTGCTGGTGCTAGTCGCAATCAGGCATTTTCAGAGCAGACACGTTTTCGCAATATGTATAAGGATATTGATACCTATATTACCTATGATGAACCTAATTATCGGGTAAAAGTGGGCGACTTCAGAAGCCGCTCGGAAGCGAATGCATTTATGCGGGAGCTCCGTCAATATTTTAGTAACGTTTTCGTTTTTTCGGAAAACGTTTTTGTCTATCAATAA
- a CDS encoding rhodanese-like domain-containing protein, which translates to MKEVSVQELKNKIDNNEDFQLIDVREPFEYEVSNLNGLNIPLSGILIEADKIAKDKPVIVQCRSGKRSAQAILLLEQQGFDNLANLKGGILAWKEEIDPELDVY; encoded by the coding sequence ATGAAAGAAGTATCTGTACAGGAGTTAAAAAATAAGATCGATAACAACGAGGATTTTCAGCTGATTGATGTGCGTGAACCGTTTGAATACGAAGTTTCGAATTTGAATGGCCTCAATATTCCGCTTTCGGGAATCTTGATTGAAGCCGATAAAATCGCCAAAGATAAACCTGTGATTGTGCAATGCCGTTCGGGTAAGCGCTCAGCTCAGGCTATTTTATTGTTGGAACAGCAGGGGTTTGATAACCTGGCAAATTTAAAGGGCGGCATTTTGGCCTGGAAAGAGGAAATCGATCCGGAGTTAGACGTGTATTAA
- a CDS encoding pseudouridine synthase — MPLEILYQDDVIVAINKPHGLLVHRSSIARDTSEFALQLLRDQLGQTVYPAHRLDRKTGGVLLFSLNKETDQYLQKSFQEHQIDKKYLAILRGFAPTDGVIDYPLKKENGTLQDAKTTFRLLANSELPVPFGKFPTSRYSLVEANPLTGRMHQLRRHFAHIFYPIIGDRPHGCNKQNKFWKETYQMDTMLLHASQLTFKHPLSNHMIHIKAPLQADFQRVIDILDIKA; from the coding sequence ATGCCCTTAGAAATTCTTTACCAGGATGACGTCATTGTAGCGATCAATAAACCACATGGTTTATTAGTACACCGTTCCTCCATTGCTCGGGACACTTCGGAGTTTGCACTCCAGTTACTGCGAGATCAATTAGGTCAAACCGTATACCCTGCCCACCGCCTGGACCGGAAAACAGGTGGAGTGCTCTTATTCTCTCTCAATAAAGAAACAGATCAATACCTGCAAAAAAGCTTTCAGGAGCATCAGATCGACAAAAAATATCTGGCTATCCTACGTGGCTTTGCACCGACCGATGGTGTGATTGATTATCCGTTAAAAAAAGAAAATGGTACATTGCAGGATGCAAAGACAACATTCAGGCTACTCGCCAACAGTGAACTTCCCGTCCCATTCGGCAAGTTCCCGACATCGCGCTACAGTCTTGTTGAAGCAAACCCGCTTACGGGCCGCATGCATCAGTTGCGGAGGCACTTTGCGCATATTTTTTATCCTATTATCGGTGACCGGCCGCATGGATGCAATAAGCAAAATAAGTTCTGGAAGGAAACGTACCAGATGGATACCATGCTATTGCATGCTTCCCAACTGACGTTCAAACATCCATTGTCCAACCATATGATTCATATAAAGGCTCCTTTACAAGCCGATTTCCAAAGAGTCATTGACATACTAGATATAAAGGCATGA
- a CDS encoding GNAT family N-acetyltransferase: MITIELAEQTDIRSISNMAHVIWPDTYGDILSKDQIDFMLDKGYTAEALAESMVNGQFFYILKEGGIGQGFIALKTLEDKLRIEKLYIMPGVQGKGFGKTLIDFAVEKARSKGRSIVELNVNRSNPAYHFYLKQGFHVTERVDIPYYDYILDDYVMQRVVMPLPIA, translated from the coding sequence ATGATAACGATCGAATTAGCTGAACAAACTGATATCCGCAGTATTTCCAATATGGCACATGTTATCTGGCCAGACACCTATGGTGATATACTGTCAAAGGATCAGATCGATTTTATGCTTGATAAAGGCTATACAGCGGAAGCACTGGCCGAGAGTATGGTCAATGGCCAATTCTTCTATATTCTGAAAGAGGGAGGTATAGGCCAAGGCTTTATTGCGCTCAAAACTCTTGAGGACAAACTTCGGATCGAAAAGCTTTATATCATGCCGGGGGTACAAGGTAAGGGCTTTGGCAAAACTTTGATTGATTTTGCGGTCGAAAAGGCACGAAGCAAAGGCAGGAGCATCGTCGAACTGAATGTCAACCGAAGTAACCCTGCTTATCATTTTTATCTTAAACAGGGCTTTCATGTGACGGAGCGCGTCGATATTCCGTATTATGACTATATCCTTGATGATTATGTCATGCAACGCGTTGTCATGCCGCTACCAATTGCTTAA